In the genome of Nitrospira japonica, one region contains:
- a CDS encoding isoamylase early set domain-containing protein, whose amino-acid sequence MKKPSPLKKPVLPRTSPRRSLKRSVTFEYFDPSATTVTVAGTFNQWNPEARPLKPDTGGLWKVTLRLESGIYQYKFVINGQRWEEDPLNLDRIANEHGTFNSVRTIDPAR is encoded by the coding sequence ATGAAGAAACCAAGTCCTCTCAAGAAACCTGTTTTGCCTCGCACCTCGCCTCGACGATCTCTCAAACGGTCGGTGACATTCGAATACTTTGACCCCTCGGCAACCACCGTCACCGTCGCTGGAACTTTTAATCAGTGGAATCCAGAAGCTCGCCCTCTCAAACCGGATACTGGCGGATTATGGAAAGTCACACTGCGACTCGAATCCGGCATCTATCAATATAAGTTTGTGATTAACGGGCAGCGGTGGGAAGAAGACCCATTGAATCTTGATCGGATCGCCAATGAGCACGGCACGTTTAATTCGGTTCGAACCATCGATCCTGCACGGTGA
- a CDS encoding lipid-binding SYLF domain-containing protein: MREPVSRGLQLVAMVAGSALLLNAWLAGPASAASAKEIDAGADEAIVKFEQEVKGGKAFIESSKGMLVFPKVIKGGAGFGGEYGEGAFRVKSKTVDYYSMLQGSFGLQLGGEIKTIYLVFLDEAAMKKFHDGEGWKAGVDGSVSLVTLGAGGTIDTNNMKDPIVAFVLGQKGLMYNLSLEGTKFTKQKK, translated from the coding sequence ATGAGGGAACCAGTCTCTCGTGGTTTGCAGCTCGTGGCTATGGTGGCAGGCTCCGCGCTGTTATTGAACGCATGGCTCGCTGGCCCGGCGTCGGCGGCTTCGGCAAAAGAAATCGACGCCGGGGCGGACGAAGCCATCGTGAAATTCGAACAGGAGGTCAAAGGCGGCAAAGCCTTCATCGAGAGCAGTAAAGGCATGCTGGTGTTCCCCAAGGTCATCAAAGGTGGCGCGGGGTTTGGCGGAGAGTATGGAGAGGGCGCATTCCGGGTCAAAAGCAAGACGGTCGATTACTACAGCATGTTGCAGGGTTCGTTTGGACTGCAATTGGGCGGAGAGATCAAGACCATCTATCTCGTGTTTCTTGATGAAGCCGCGATGAAAAAATTCCATGATGGCGAGGGGTGGAAGGCCGGAGTGGACGGCTCCGTTTCACTCGTGACCCTAGGCGCTGGGGGAACGATCGATACCAATAACATGAAGGATCCGATCGTAGCCTTTGTGTTAGGTCAAAAAGGCCTCATGTACAACCTTTCGCTCGAAGGGACGAAGTTCACAAAACAGAAAAAGTAG
- the fmt gene encoding methionyl-tRNA formyltransferase has product MRVIFMGTPDFAVPSLEALLNSDDEVVGVVTQPDRPKGRGQTMTFSPVKDLAVGRQIPILQPTKMKDPDFLAALQKWDADVIAVAAFGRILPPSILSLPRHGCLNVHGSLLPRYRGAAPIQWAIIEGETETGITTMLMDEGMDTGAILLQERMAIEPQDTAGSLSVRMAALGGRLLSETMKHLKSGTLMPSPQDDRQATLAPILKKEDGLIDWNEPARSLANRIRGLSPWPGAYTFSHADRWVLWKAAPLSEPASAAPGTIVDVTKQALHIATGDGLLAVNELQVANSRRMMVAQYLAGHPIQPGLRLGVPSPV; this is encoded by the coding sequence ATGCGCGTCATTTTCATGGGCACACCGGATTTCGCCGTTCCTTCGCTGGAAGCCCTTCTGAATTCCGACGACGAGGTCGTCGGAGTGGTCACGCAACCGGATCGGCCCAAGGGCCGCGGCCAGACAATGACGTTCTCGCCGGTGAAGGATCTCGCCGTGGGCCGGCAGATTCCCATTCTGCAGCCGACGAAGATGAAAGATCCCGATTTTCTGGCGGCCTTGCAGAAATGGGATGCCGACGTCATCGCGGTGGCGGCGTTCGGCCGAATCCTGCCTCCGTCAATTCTTTCCCTGCCACGTCATGGATGCCTCAACGTGCACGGCTCTCTGCTGCCGCGTTATCGCGGCGCAGCACCCATCCAATGGGCGATCATCGAGGGCGAAACCGAAACCGGTATCACGACCATGCTGATGGACGAAGGCATGGATACAGGCGCGATCCTCCTCCAGGAACGGATGGCCATCGAGCCACAGGATACGGCCGGCAGCCTGTCCGTTCGCATGGCCGCACTGGGCGGACGATTGCTCAGTGAGACCATGAAGCATTTGAAATCCGGGACGCTCATGCCGAGCCCGCAGGATGATCGCCAAGCCACGCTCGCTCCGATCCTGAAAAAGGAAGATGGGCTTATCGATTGGAATGAACCGGCCCGCTCCCTTGCCAATAGAATTCGCGGATTGAGTCCCTGGCCTGGCGCGTATACGTTCTCGCATGCCGACCGGTGGGTGCTCTGGAAGGCCGCTCCACTGAGCGAACCGGCTTCCGCAGCGCCCGGCACCATCGTGGACGTGACGAAACAGGCGCTTCATATTGCAACCGGCGACGGGCTTCTGGCGGTCAACGAACTTCAGGTGGCCAACAGCCGTCGGATGATGGTGGCGCAGTATCTCGCCGGGCATCCCATCCAACCGGGCCTGCGTTTGGGCGTGCCCTCGCCGGTGTAG
- the rsmB gene encoding 16S rRNA (cytosine(967)-C(5))-methyltransferase RsmB yields the protein MGTETRPSVRKPSARSIALAVLVESVQSADPIDGLLERACAPISHDPRERALAVELVYGVLRHQGTIDWRLQPVLDKPMRKLPRLIQMLLRMAAHQLLSLDRIPHSAAVNESVQLAKINVPVLGRDWSGFVNAVLRALLRNPEPSWPSAKDDSIRSLSVRYSVPEWLTCRWVDRLGADEAEAACAHSVTVPPVTLRVNRLKATRDDFLERLRQSGISASPTRVSPVGITIEPRGPITSLPGFSEGCFYVEDEAAQLIPPLLGVNSGEAILDACAAPGGKATHIAELIGDRGTILAVDKKGARLDLVAANCTRLGLRSVVAITGDARYRDEWQRTATHSHDPSEVRKTLVDRVLVDAPCSGLGVLRRHPEAKWRKDGAALARHQKLQLEILDALSASLRPGGVLVYSTCSVEPEETHAVIERFLNAHADFRRESLAPWLPNEAQNLLTGHGDLTTENNRYGMDVFYASRLRKRDS from the coding sequence ATGGGCACCGAAACCCGTCCCTCCGTACGCAAACCCTCCGCACGATCGATCGCATTGGCCGTGCTCGTGGAATCGGTTCAATCGGCTGATCCCATCGATGGGCTTTTGGAGCGGGCTTGCGCGCCGATCAGCCATGATCCGAGGGAACGAGCGCTGGCCGTCGAACTTGTCTACGGAGTCCTGAGACATCAGGGAACGATCGACTGGAGGCTGCAGCCGGTTCTCGACAAGCCGATGCGAAAGCTGCCGCGGCTGATTCAGATGCTTCTCCGAATGGCCGCTCATCAGCTCCTCTCTCTCGACCGCATCCCTCATTCGGCGGCGGTCAACGAGTCGGTTCAATTGGCCAAAATCAACGTTCCCGTTTTGGGAAGAGATTGGAGCGGTTTCGTCAACGCCGTTCTGCGTGCCCTGCTTAGAAACCCTGAGCCGTCTTGGCCTTCCGCGAAGGACGACTCGATCCGCTCGCTCTCCGTGCGGTATTCCGTTCCGGAATGGCTGACCTGTCGATGGGTCGATCGGCTTGGGGCTGACGAGGCCGAGGCGGCTTGTGCCCATTCCGTCACCGTTCCACCCGTGACACTCAGAGTAAATCGGCTCAAGGCGACGCGCGATGACTTTCTCGAACGGCTTCGACAAAGCGGGATATCGGCCTCCCCCACTCGGGTGAGTCCGGTCGGGATTACGATCGAGCCGCGCGGGCCCATCACGTCGCTCCCCGGCTTTTCGGAAGGCTGTTTCTATGTCGAGGACGAGGCGGCCCAGCTCATCCCTCCTCTTCTCGGTGTGAACTCCGGCGAAGCGATCCTCGATGCCTGTGCGGCGCCGGGAGGAAAGGCGACCCATATAGCCGAATTGATCGGAGACCGGGGCACCATCCTGGCTGTCGATAAGAAAGGAGCCAGGCTCGATCTCGTTGCCGCCAACTGCACGAGGTTGGGATTGCGAAGCGTCGTGGCGATCACCGGCGATGCCCGCTACAGGGACGAATGGCAAAGGACCGCGACGCATTCCCATGATCCTTCCGAAGTCCGGAAAACGCTCGTCGACCGCGTACTGGTTGACGCTCCTTGCAGCGGGCTCGGAGTGTTGCGCCGGCATCCCGAGGCGAAGTGGCGGAAGGACGGCGCCGCACTCGCGCGCCATCAAAAACTGCAGCTGGAAATCCTTGATGCGCTCAGCGCAAGCTTGCGGCCCGGCGGCGTGCTGGTCTATAGTACCTGTTCGGTCGAGCCGGAAGAGACTCACGCCGTCATTGAGAGATTCCTCAATGCTCATGCAGACTTCCGACGAGAGTCGCTCGCGCCGTGGCTGCCGAATGAAGCACAGAATCTCCTGACCGGCCACGGAGACCTGACCACGGAGAATAACCGGTACGGGATGGACGTCTTCTACGCCTCACGCCTCAGGAAACGAGATTCATGA
- the rpe gene encoding ribulose-phosphate 3-epimerase: MTRPARIAPSILSADFARLADEVAAVERGGADFLHVDVMDGHFVPNLTVGPPIVESLKKVTKLPLDVHLMITNADAFIPEFAAAGASYLTVHVEACPHLHRTVQLIKEHGVKAGVTLNPATSLRTLDEILPDVDLVLIMSVNPGFGGQKFIDHCLQKVANARRMLDQIHSHALLEVDGGIKVDNAGRILAAGAEVLVAGSAVFSSPDYGATIAALRAAGQPASAHR; the protein is encoded by the coding sequence ATGACCAGACCCGCCCGCATCGCTCCCTCGATTCTGTCGGCCGACTTTGCCCGACTGGCGGATGAAGTCGCCGCGGTGGAGCGCGGGGGCGCGGATTTTCTGCACGTCGACGTGATGGACGGCCACTTCGTGCCCAATCTGACCGTCGGCCCGCCGATCGTCGAATCGTTGAAAAAGGTCACCAAGCTTCCGCTGGACGTTCATTTGATGATCACGAACGCGGATGCCTTCATCCCGGAGTTTGCCGCTGCAGGGGCCAGCTATCTGACCGTGCACGTCGAAGCCTGCCCCCATCTTCACCGGACGGTGCAGTTGATCAAGGAACATGGCGTCAAGGCCGGCGTGACGTTGAACCCCGCAACGTCGCTGCGCACGCTTGACGAAATTCTTCCGGATGTCGATTTGGTTCTGATCATGTCGGTCAATCCGGGATTCGGCGGGCAAAAATTCATCGACCACTGTCTTCAGAAAGTCGCGAACGCCAGGCGGATGCTGGATCAGATCCACAGTCACGCCCTTTTGGAAGTCGACGGCGGCATCAAAGTGGACAATGCCGGCCGCATTCTGGCTGCCGGGGCGGAAGTGCTGGTGGCGGGTTCGGCGGTCTTCTCCAGCCCGGACTACGGCGCCACCATCGCGGCATTGCGCGCCGCCGGGCAGCCGGCTTCGGCGCATCGATAG
- the pheS gene encoding phenylalanine--tRNA ligase subunit alpha → MDIAALIDSLHPLEIRVLSAFSDNGDRAMETEQLAAAAGLEASQISMAVEWLLAKSLLAVEKETVTPIVSLTKTGEQYIEKPSPIEMVLSVAREAASTGKRLTIQDLQTREHLEPSDVSGAIGALKKEGALLIVQGGCLESTGRSSPTAETLRGLLQQLQHGSRTLETFSEFEQRVIDAHAVKRGKVKEPFRVDDRVTRLLKPTAEGLDALKHLSQQDAAEEVSQLTPELLKEGGWKTKRFRKYTISLRAPRIAPGRRHPYREFLDTVKTKLVSMGFQEMRGSLVETEFWDMDALFMPQFHPARDIHDVYFVKSPTHARSVAEPFLTRVKEVHERGGNTGSTGWGYTFDLQRASRLVLRSQGTAVSAHRLASNPLIPGKYFSIARCFRYDQVDATHATDFFQVEGIVLGEDINFRTLLGLLNLFAREVAQAKEVKFLPAYFPFTEPSVELHVRHPRLGWIELGGAGLFRPEVAAPLGVQVPVIAWGLGLDRMAMVALGIHDIRELFTDNLDLIRSTRGVV, encoded by the coding sequence GTGGATATCGCAGCTCTCATCGACAGTCTGCATCCCCTGGAAATCAGGGTCCTCTCGGCGTTCTCCGACAACGGTGACCGCGCGATGGAGACCGAGCAGTTGGCCGCGGCTGCCGGACTGGAAGCCTCTCAGATCAGCATGGCGGTGGAGTGGCTGTTGGCCAAATCGCTCCTCGCCGTCGAAAAAGAAACCGTCACGCCCATCGTGTCACTGACCAAGACCGGCGAGCAGTATATCGAAAAACCATCGCCGATCGAGATGGTCCTGTCCGTCGCGCGCGAGGCCGCGAGCACGGGCAAACGCCTCACCATCCAGGACCTGCAGACCCGCGAACACCTTGAGCCGTCGGATGTCAGCGGGGCCATCGGGGCCTTGAAAAAGGAAGGGGCCCTCTTGATCGTTCAGGGCGGCTGCCTCGAGTCGACGGGAAGGTCGAGTCCCACCGCTGAAACCCTGCGGGGATTGCTCCAACAGCTTCAGCACGGATCTCGAACTCTGGAGACCTTCTCCGAATTCGAGCAACGCGTGATCGATGCGCATGCCGTCAAGCGCGGAAAGGTCAAGGAGCCCTTTCGAGTCGATGATCGCGTGACCCGCCTGTTGAAGCCGACGGCCGAGGGTCTGGATGCGTTGAAACACCTGTCCCAGCAGGACGCGGCCGAGGAAGTCTCCCAGCTGACGCCTGAACTCTTAAAAGAGGGCGGCTGGAAAACGAAGCGATTCCGCAAGTACACCATCAGTCTGCGGGCACCCAGGATCGCTCCGGGACGGCGCCATCCCTATCGCGAATTTCTCGATACGGTCAAAACCAAGCTTGTCAGCATGGGCTTCCAGGAAATGCGGGGGTCGCTGGTCGAGACCGAGTTCTGGGACATGGACGCGCTGTTCATGCCGCAGTTTCACCCGGCCCGCGATATCCACGACGTCTATTTTGTGAAGAGTCCCACGCATGCCCGGAGTGTGGCAGAGCCCTTCCTCACACGCGTGAAAGAGGTCCATGAGCGGGGAGGAAACACCGGATCGACCGGCTGGGGCTACACGTTCGACTTGCAGCGGGCCAGTCGGTTGGTCCTGCGGAGCCAGGGCACGGCGGTATCCGCCCACCGGCTGGCGTCCAATCCGCTGATTCCCGGGAAATATTTTTCGATCGCCCGGTGCTTTCGCTATGATCAGGTCGATGCGACTCACGCGACGGACTTTTTCCAGGTTGAAGGGATCGTACTGGGCGAAGATATCAATTTCCGGACGCTGCTCGGCCTCCTGAATCTCTTTGCGAGGGAAGTTGCCCAGGCAAAGGAGGTCAAATTCCTTCCGGCCTATTTTCCTTTCACGGAGCCGTCGGTGGAATTGCATGTGCGCCATCCCCGTCTTGGCTGGATCGAGCTCGGCGGTGCCGGGCTCTTCCGTCCGGAGGTCGCCGCGCCTCTCGGCGTGCAGGTGCCGGTGATCGCCTGGGGATTGGGGCTTGACCGCATGGCGATGGTGGCGCTGGGTATTCATGACATCCGTGAACTCTTCACCGACAATCTCGATCTCATCCGCTCCACCCGCGGAGTCGTCTAG
- the pheT gene encoding phenylalanine--tRNA ligase subunit beta: protein MPTITIFRQDLEQLLAGPAKPPSPVTSDQLDEWLMLVKGELKGQSPDTGELRIELQDSNRPDLWCCEGIARQIRIKQTGATVPYTFLSQPGPPAKQVVVTAGLEELRPYVAACTATGYRVTQEGLAQLIQTQEKLAEIFGRKRRTVSIGLYRLPAIEFPVSYEAVAPDSARFTPLGMTTVMTLGEMLLVHPKGLEFGGIVAGKERVPLLRDAKGQILSFPPIINSREIGEVRVGDDALFVEVTGTDLSMVILTLNIFAANLADRGAAIEPVEVVYPFKTDLGQRVVTPRDLGRERTLSLATIERALGQAMDAREVSQALRSYGYGVTVDQEDVTVRLPIYRHDLMHPMDVVEDVAISRGFSEFLPVMPSQFTVGGLSSLETLSDRARGLMVGMGFQEIISNILGSPQLLCDAMRLNGTEWGRLVQVDNVMSQNFSALRQWMLPSLLRVEAASSRAFFPHRLFEAGEVARPDPAHELGGETVMMLGALIAHAEANFSEIHSCLDALLYYLDCAYKLESVQHPSFLEGRAGRIVGDDGTVLGVIGELHPEVLERWQITVPAVSFEIDLSALDT, encoded by the coding sequence ATGCCGACCATTACGATCTTCAGACAGGATCTCGAACAACTGCTGGCGGGGCCGGCCAAACCTCCCTCACCGGTCACGTCCGACCAATTGGACGAGTGGCTGATGTTGGTCAAGGGAGAACTCAAAGGACAGAGTCCCGACACCGGTGAGCTGCGGATCGAACTACAAGATAGCAACCGACCCGATCTGTGGTGCTGTGAAGGGATCGCACGGCAAATCCGTATCAAGCAAACCGGGGCGACCGTTCCCTATACGTTTCTGTCACAGCCAGGTCCCCCGGCCAAGCAGGTCGTAGTAACGGCAGGATTGGAAGAGCTGAGACCCTATGTGGCGGCTTGCACGGCGACCGGGTATCGAGTCACTCAGGAGGGACTGGCGCAGCTGATCCAGACGCAGGAAAAACTGGCGGAGATCTTCGGACGCAAGCGCCGCACGGTCTCCATCGGCCTCTATCGTTTGCCCGCGATCGAGTTTCCCGTTTCTTATGAAGCCGTGGCGCCTGACAGCGCCAGGTTTACCCCGTTGGGCATGACGACGGTCATGACGCTCGGCGAGATGCTGCTGGTCCATCCGAAGGGGCTTGAGTTCGGCGGGATCGTCGCGGGAAAAGAGCGGGTTCCATTGCTTCGAGACGCCAAGGGGCAAATCCTATCCTTCCCTCCGATCATCAACAGCAGGGAAATCGGCGAGGTCCGCGTGGGCGACGACGCCTTGTTCGTCGAAGTGACGGGGACGGACCTCTCGATGGTCATTCTGACGCTCAACATTTTTGCGGCGAATTTGGCCGACCGGGGCGCGGCGATCGAGCCCGTGGAAGTCGTCTATCCGTTCAAGACTGATCTGGGGCAGCGTGTGGTGACGCCCCGTGACCTGGGCCGAGAGCGGACGCTCTCACTCGCCACCATCGAGCGGGCGCTTGGGCAGGCGATGGACGCGCGGGAGGTGAGTCAGGCGCTCCGGAGTTACGGATATGGGGTAACGGTGGACCAGGAAGACGTCACTGTGCGGCTTCCGATCTATCGGCATGACCTCATGCATCCCATGGACGTGGTGGAAGACGTGGCGATCAGTCGTGGGTTTTCCGAATTCCTTCCCGTCATGCCGTCGCAATTCACGGTCGGCGGTCTCTCGAGCCTGGAGACGCTTTCCGATCGCGCTAGGGGCTTGATGGTCGGCATGGGGTTCCAGGAGATCATCTCGAATATTCTCGGCTCACCCCAGTTACTGTGCGATGCCATGCGATTGAACGGAACGGAATGGGGACGGCTGGTGCAGGTCGACAACGTCATGTCGCAGAATTTTTCGGCGCTGCGCCAATGGATGTTGCCGTCGTTGCTGCGGGTGGAAGCCGCGTCCAGCCGGGCCTTTTTCCCTCACCGCCTTTTCGAAGCGGGTGAGGTCGCGCGGCCCGATCCGGCTCACGAACTGGGCGGAGAGACGGTGATGATGTTAGGCGCGCTGATCGCGCATGCGGAGGCCAACTTTTCCGAGATCCACTCCTGCCTGGACGCGCTGCTCTATTATCTCGATTGCGCCTACAAACTCGAATCGGTCCAACATCCCTCGTTTCTCGAGGGGCGAGCCGGTCGTATCGTGGGCGATGACGGCACAGTGTTGGGAGTCATCGGGGAGTTGCACCCGGAAGTGCTCGAACGCTGGCAAATCACCGTTCCTGCCGTATCCTTCGAGATCGATCTCTCGGCACTGGACACATGA
- the rplT gene encoding 50S ribosomal protein L20: MPRVKGGPKTRARRKKRLKLAKGQYGAKSRLFRSATESVDKGQQYAYTGRKNRKRDFRQLWIARISAATRAQGLSYGRFISALKKANVLLDRKILSDMAIKDAAGFEQLIGLAKKQLTPAGA; encoded by the coding sequence ATGCCACGCGTAAAAGGTGGACCGAAAACACGGGCCAGAAGGAAGAAGCGGCTGAAGCTTGCGAAAGGCCAATACGGAGCCAAGAGCCGCCTGTTCAGGTCGGCAACCGAATCCGTCGATAAGGGCCAACAATATGCGTATACGGGCAGAAAGAACCGGAAACGGGATTTCCGCCAACTCTGGATCGCCCGTATCAGCGCCGCGACCAGAGCGCAGGGCCTGTCCTACGGGCGCTTTATCAGCGCCTTGAAAAAGGCCAACGTGCTGCTCGATCGCAAGATCCTCTCGGATATGGCCATCAAGGATGCGGCGGGATTCGAACAGTTGATCGGGTTGGCCAAGAAGCAGTTGACGCCGGCCGGCGCGTAA
- the rpmI gene encoding 50S ribosomal protein L35 has product MKMKSHSGASKRFHKTGTGKFVRKKAGKRHILTSKNRERKRRLSGSVVVDPTKASALARLLPYQ; this is encoded by the coding sequence ATGAAGATGAAATCACATAGCGGAGCCAGCAAGCGGTTTCACAAGACCGGCACAGGAAAATTCGTGCGGAAGAAGGCCGGAAAGCGGCACATTCTGACCAGCAAGAATCGCGAGCGGAAGCGCCGCCTGAGCGGATCGGTCGTCGTCGACCCGACGAAGGCCTCCGCGCTGGCACGCCTGCTTCCCTATCAATAA
- the infC gene encoding translation initiation factor IF-3, protein MNREIRVREVRVIGPEGEQLGILPTPEAFRQAQEGGYDLVEVAPTSAPPVCRIMDYGKYKYELSKKDHQNRRHQKSTQVKEIKLRPRTDKHDLEIKVRQIKTFLEEGNKTKITLTYRGREMANQEMGRSLMSSVIEQLADTGTIEYAPRMEGRSLIMIVAPKN, encoded by the coding sequence GTGAACCGCGAAATCAGAGTACGTGAAGTCAGAGTGATCGGCCCGGAGGGTGAACAACTTGGTATTCTTCCGACCCCGGAAGCGTTTCGTCAGGCGCAGGAAGGCGGCTACGATCTGGTAGAGGTCGCCCCCACCTCGGCTCCTCCCGTCTGTCGCATCATGGACTACGGGAAATATAAGTATGAGTTGAGCAAGAAGGACCACCAGAACCGGCGACATCAGAAATCGACACAGGTGAAGGAAATCAAGTTGCGTCCCAGAACGGACAAGCACGATCTGGAAATCAAGGTCCGGCAAATCAAGACGTTCCTGGAAGAAGGAAACAAGACCAAGATCACCCTCACGTATCGGGGACGCGAAATGGCCAACCAAGAGATGGGCCGGTCGCTCATGAGCTCCGTGATCGAACAATTGGCGGACACCGGCACAATCGAATACGCCCCGCGGATGGAAGGCCGAAGCCTCATCATGATCGTGGCACCCAAGAACTGA
- the thrS gene encoding threonine--tRNA ligase — translation MKVVVKNGPALTIDNGGSVQTALSSLGALDPQVLAAKVNGQVVDLSKPLAGDATIEPLRFDSMEGREVYRHSSTHIMAQAVKELFPSAQLTIGPALEDGFYYDFAFDRPFTPEDLVKIEERVAEIIGRNLTITKREFSKPEAIDFFRSRGEQYKVELIEGFPDGEPITAYSQGDFVDLCRGPHLPTTGHVGAFKLLTTAGAYWRGDERNPMLQRIYGTSFPTKGELDAHLARLEEIKRRDHRKVGKELDLISIQDEIGPGLVLWHPKGAAIRLLIENFWREQHIKDGYELVYSPHVARLDLWKTSGHVDYYRENMFAAMKLEGSDYQLKPMNCPYHIMIYKSRLRSYRDLPVRYGELGTVYRYERTGVLHGLLRVRGFTQDDAHLFCRPDQIESEVSRVLDFTFFMLRTFGFAEFEVFLSTRPKESVGGDEHWSLATSALEAALKGRNIAFQLDAGGGAFYGPKIDIKIKDALGRSWQCSTVQVDFNNPERFELGYIGEDGKAHQPIMIHRALLGSIERFFGILIEHYGGAFPTWLAPVQAVVMSITDNQREYAAKVAADMKASGFRADADLRNEKIGLKIREAEKAKIPFMFVVGDREVQSGSVSVRGRSGANLGSMTVAGALDLLRREADRGAQQLSPTS, via the coding sequence ATGAAAGTCGTGGTGAAAAATGGGCCGGCTCTGACGATTGACAACGGTGGATCCGTTCAGACCGCGCTTTCGTCTCTGGGCGCGTTGGATCCCCAAGTCTTGGCCGCCAAGGTCAATGGCCAGGTGGTGGATCTTTCGAAGCCGCTGGCGGGCGACGCCACGATCGAACCGCTTCGTTTCGACAGCATGGAGGGTCGCGAGGTCTATCGGCACAGCAGCACTCACATCATGGCCCAGGCCGTCAAGGAGCTGTTTCCTTCCGCGCAACTGACGATCGGTCCCGCGCTCGAGGACGGCTTTTATTATGATTTCGCATTCGACCGGCCTTTTACGCCTGAAGACCTGGTCAAGATCGAAGAACGAGTCGCGGAAATTATCGGACGCAATCTGACAATCACCAAACGGGAATTCAGCAAACCAGAAGCCATCGACTTCTTCCGCTCGCGTGGTGAGCAGTACAAGGTGGAACTCATCGAAGGATTTCCGGACGGCGAGCCGATCACGGCGTATAGCCAGGGAGATTTCGTCGATCTTTGCCGCGGCCCGCATCTCCCGACGACGGGCCACGTCGGCGCATTCAAGCTGTTGACCACGGCCGGAGCCTACTGGCGTGGCGATGAGCGTAATCCGATGTTGCAGCGGATTTACGGGACCTCCTTTCCGACGAAGGGTGAACTGGACGCCCATCTTGCGCGCCTGGAGGAAATCAAACGCCGCGATCATCGAAAAGTCGGGAAAGAGCTGGATCTCATCTCGATCCAGGATGAAATCGGCCCGGGCCTCGTTCTCTGGCACCCGAAGGGAGCGGCCATCAGGCTGTTGATCGAAAACTTCTGGCGCGAGCAGCACATAAAGGACGGTTACGAGTTAGTGTACTCCCCGCACGTCGCTCGGCTTGATCTCTGGAAAACCAGCGGCCATGTGGACTACTACCGCGAAAACATGTTTGCGGCCATGAAGCTGGAAGGAAGCGACTACCAGCTGAAGCCGATGAACTGTCCGTATCACATCATGATCTACAAATCGCGGCTTCGGAGTTACCGCGACTTGCCTGTCCGATACGGGGAGCTCGGAACCGTCTACCGCTACGAACGCACGGGCGTGCTTCACGGTCTTTTGCGCGTGAGGGGATTCACGCAGGACGATGCCCACCTCTTTTGCCGTCCGGACCAGATCGAATCCGAAGTCAGTCGCGTGCTCGACTTCACCTTCTTCATGCTACGGACGTTCGGATTCGCCGAGTTTGAGGTCTTCTTGTCCACCAGGCCGAAGGAATCAGTGGGAGGCGACGAGCATTGGAGCCTGGCCACGAGCGCGCTCGAGGCGGCCTTGAAGGGCCGGAACATCGCCTTTCAACTGGACGCGGGGGGCGGCGCCTTTTACGGCCCGAAGATCGACATCAAGATCAAGGACGCGCTGGGACGATCCTGGCAATGTTCGACCGTGCAGGTGGATTTCAACAATCCGGAACGATTCGAATTGGGTTACATCGGAGAGGACGGCAAGGCTCATCAACCCATCATGATTCACCGCGCACTGCTCGGTTCGATCGAGCGGTTCTTCGGAATCTTGATCGAACATTACGGGGGCGCCTTTCCGACCTGGCTGGCGCCGGTTCAGGCCGTGGTGATGTCGATCACCGACAACCAACGCGAGTACGCCGCCAAGGTGGCCGCCGACATGAAAGCGTCCGGCTTCCGCGCAGACGCCGACCTCCGCAACGAAAAGATCGGTCTCAAGATCAGGGAAGCTGAGAAGGCCAAGATCCCCTTCATGTTCGTGGTCGGAGACCGTGAAGTACAGAGCGGTTCGGTCTCCGTACGCGGACGCAGCGGCGCCAATCTCGGGAGCATGACGGTCGCCGGAGCTCTGGACCTTCTCCGCCGGGAAGCAGACCGGGGTGCACAACAACTTTCACCGACATCATGA
- a CDS encoding HU family DNA-binding protein — protein sequence MTKEELIAKMAASAGITKVAAGNALQAFTGAVTSSLKKGQRVSLVNFGTFTISRRKARLGRNPRTGETLRIPAAKVPKFSAGKVLKSAVR from the coding sequence ATGACAAAAGAAGAGTTGATCGCAAAAATGGCGGCCTCCGCCGGAATTACGAAGGTGGCGGCAGGAAATGCGCTCCAGGCCTTTACCGGAGCAGTCACGTCCTCCCTAAAGAAGGGGCAGCGCGTGTCCCTGGTGAATTTCGGAACCTTTACCATCTCGCGCCGAAAGGCGCGGCTTGGTCGTAACCCGCGAACTGGCGAAACGCTTCGGATCCCGGCCGCAAAGGTGCCGAAGTTTTCCGCAGGAAAGGTGTTGAAGTCGGCGGTCCGCTAA